The Chloroflexota bacterium DNA segment TGGCCAGGGCCTTTTCCAGTGAGCTGAGACTCGCCAGCGGGGTCCTCCCGGAGGGGGCCCTGTGGTGGGGGATGGGGCCGGAGGGGGCGGAGGTGGCCCTCTGGCGGCCCCCCAGGGTGTGGAAAGTGGCCCTGGTCCTGGAGGCCTTCAAGCCCCCCAGGAGGTTTGAATTGCCCATGCCCGGGCTGATCTTTGTCTGCTCCCTGGGTAGGCCCCCCCGGGTCTACGCCGCAAAGAAGCGGCCGGCGTCTCCGGGGACTCCCCTCTGCCATGCCCCTCTCTACAATGTCTTCCAGGACGGGAGGACCTGCGCCGGCACCCACAAATATCCCAATCGGGTGGAGGAGGCCCCCGAGTCCTTCATGGTGAGCTTCTTCACCCGGGATGCCCACCACCGGGGGAGGTCCAGGAAATACCCGGAGGATCTCCTGGCCCTGTGGGAGGAGCTGGACGGGAAGAGGTCATATCCCATCCGGGACCTGGTCCCCTGCGGGATCGTCCAGGATGCGATGGGGAGCTGAATGAAACCGGCAGGGTACCTCATCAACACCCCCCTCCCCATCGGGGAGAGGGGGACGGCCTACACCTACGTCCTGGCCGGGAACGGCGTCTTTCTGGAGGCCGAGAACCCCCTGGTCCGCGCACGGATCCTCCTGGCGGAGTCCTCCGTCAGGGGCCTGGCTCCCCTGGGGCCATACCTGGAACTGAAACATAGCCTGGTCCCCGGCTACCTGATGGACCTGGTCGTAAGCGCCTGTTGCGCCAGGCCCGACCAGGAGGTCTATGCGGCCATCGCCTGGGACGGCCAGGAGTACCGGGTGGTCTTCCCGGTCCAGGATGGCGGTGGGGGCCACGTCTCCTATGAGGTCGTGCCCAACACCGTGGTCGGGGTC contains these protein-coding regions:
- a CDS encoding Mov34/MPN/PAD-1 family protein; translated protein: MKPAGYLINTPLPIGERGTAYTYVLAGNGVFLEAENPLVRARILLAESSVRGLAPLGPYLELKHSLVPGYLMDLVVSACCARPDQEVYAAIAWDGQEYRVVFPVQDGGGGHVSYEVVPNTVVGVHSHGGMGAFFSSTDDADDQGFLVSVVLGEVGRLVPMARARLCVYGYFAPAELEEVFSGPVSVLEDVMDGLPPG
- a CDS encoding prokaryotic E2 ligase family D protein, with the translated sequence MLKTQDNSSLRWALPEGLKVPPDQLVYRLDIFGESILLHRFQDGETTTRPVSAVDVARAFSSELRLASGVLPEGALWWGMGPEGAEVALWRPPRVWKVALVLEAFKPPRRFELPMPGLIFVCSLGRPPRVYAAKKRPASPGTPLCHAPLYNVFQDGRTCAGTHKYPNRVEEAPESFMVSFFTRDAHHRGRSRKYPEDLLALWEELDGKRSYPIRDLVPCGIVQDAMGS